The Nocardioides sp. S-1144 genome includes a region encoding these proteins:
- a CDS encoding sugar kinase yields the protein MIETRPAAECEFDIVALGEVMLRLDPGDTRIRTARRFEAWEGGGEYNVARGMRKVFGLRAGVVTALADNEIGHLVENLVMQGGVDTSLIRWDAYDGIGRTVRNGLNFTERGFGVRGALGVSDRANTAIAHLAPGTVDWDDLFGRRGVRWLHTGGIYAALSENAAAVAEEAMAAAQKHGTVVSFDLNYRPSLWAGIGGEEFARDVNTRLAGHVDVMIGNEEDFTAALGFEVEHVDENLSSLPMDSFEAMVATVAEKMPWFRAIATTLRTVHTASDNDWQAIAWSPGTGVLASRARDHLDIFDRVGGGDGFASGLVFGLLSGEELQTSLELGAAHGALAMTTPGDTSMVTEAEVRALAGGGSARVRR from the coding sequence ATGATCGAGACCCGTCCCGCCGCCGAGTGCGAGTTCGACATCGTCGCCCTCGGCGAGGTCATGCTGCGCCTCGACCCGGGTGACACCCGGATCCGCACCGCCCGCCGCTTCGAGGCGTGGGAGGGCGGCGGGGAGTACAACGTCGCCCGCGGCATGCGCAAGGTCTTCGGCCTGCGGGCCGGCGTCGTCACCGCCCTGGCCGACAACGAGATCGGCCACCTGGTCGAGAACCTCGTCATGCAGGGCGGCGTCGACACCTCGCTGATCCGGTGGGACGCCTACGACGGCATCGGGCGCACCGTGCGCAACGGCCTGAACTTCACCGAGCGCGGCTTCGGCGTCCGGGGGGCCCTCGGGGTCTCCGACCGGGCCAACACCGCGATCGCGCACCTGGCCCCCGGCACCGTCGACTGGGACGACCTCTTCGGACGCCGCGGCGTGCGCTGGCTCCACACGGGCGGCATCTACGCCGCCCTGTCGGAGAACGCCGCCGCGGTCGCCGAGGAGGCCATGGCGGCCGCGCAGAAGCACGGCACCGTGGTCTCCTTCGACCTCAACTACCGCCCCAGCCTGTGGGCGGGGATCGGTGGCGAGGAGTTCGCCCGTGACGTCAACACCCGGCTCGCCGGGCACGTCGACGTGATGATCGGCAACGAGGAGGACTTCACCGCCGCGCTCGGCTTCGAGGTCGAGCACGTCGACGAGAACCTCAGCAGCCTGCCGATGGACAGCTTCGAGGCGATGGTCGCGACCGTCGCGGAGAAGATGCCGTGGTTCAGGGCGATCGCCACCACCCTGCGCACGGTCCACACCGCCAGCGACAACGACTGGCAGGCCATCGCCTGGTCGCCCGGGACCGGCGTGCTCGCCTCGAGGGCGCGCGACCACCTCGACATCTTCGACCGCGTCGGCGGCGGGGACGGCTTCGCCTCCGGCCTGGTCTTCGGGCTGCTCTCGGGCGAGGAGCTCCAGACGAGCCTCGAGCTCGGGGCCGCGCACGGTGCCCTGGCCATGACGACGCCCGGCGACACCTCGATGGTGACCGAGGCCGAGGTCCGCGCCCTCGCCGGCGGAGGCAGTGCCCGCGTGCGTCGCTGA
- a CDS encoding ABC transporter permease yields MSTPVLAQPAADVVVGGGPTLAQRLTSFMPVIALVALLAALSIADPDFLTQRSLTAAVRTSAPLVVLAAGATLVVLCGGIDLSIAALASLSTVFFAMWLPDLGGLTTLAVIAVAGAIGAVQGLAHVFLRIPSFIVTLGGMSIFSAVALVISDAGPIRVVDREATNWLTTYVAGYVPMAFAVAVIVVAAIALVLRLTPLQSYLNATGYSESAARLAGTPVDLVKIGAFTVSGACAGLAAVMLVSRNFSGSPTMADNLLLPAVAAIVVGGTAITGGHGSIWRSLVGALVITLLRVGLPIVGVPSAYEQILYGTIIVVAVALTLDRSKVLIIK; encoded by the coding sequence GTGTCCACGCCCGTCCTCGCCCAGCCGGCGGCCGACGTGGTCGTCGGCGGCGGCCCGACCCTCGCGCAGCGGCTGACGTCGTTCATGCCGGTGATCGCGCTCGTCGCGCTGCTGGCGGCGCTGAGCATCGCCGACCCCGACTTCCTCACCCAGCGGAGCCTGACCGCGGCGGTCCGGACCTCCGCGCCCCTCGTGGTGCTGGCGGCCGGCGCGACCCTCGTCGTGCTGTGCGGCGGCATCGACCTGTCGATCGCCGCGCTCGCCTCGCTCTCGACGGTGTTCTTCGCCATGTGGCTGCCCGACCTCGGCGGGCTCACCACGCTCGCGGTCATCGCCGTCGCCGGTGCGATCGGGGCCGTGCAGGGCCTGGCCCACGTGTTCCTGCGGATCCCGTCGTTCATCGTCACCCTCGGCGGGATGAGCATCTTCTCGGCCGTCGCCCTGGTCATCTCCGACGCCGGCCCGATCCGCGTCGTCGACCGCGAGGCGACCAACTGGCTCACCACCTACGTCGCCGGCTACGTGCCGATGGCCTTCGCCGTGGCCGTCATCGTGGTCGCCGCGATCGCGCTGGTCCTGCGGCTGACGCCGCTGCAGAGCTACCTCAACGCGACCGGCTACTCCGAGTCGGCCGCCCGGCTGGCCGGCACCCCGGTCGACCTGGTCAAGATCGGCGCCTTCACCGTCTCGGGCGCCTGCGCCGGGCTGGCGGCGGTCATGCTGGTCTCGCGCAACTTCAGCGGCAGCCCGACGATGGCCGACAACCTGCTGCTGCCCGCCGTCGCGGCCATCGTCGTCGGCGGCACCGCGATCACCGGCGGCCACGGCAGCATCTGGCGCTCGCTCGTCGGCGCCCTGGTCATCACGCTGCTGCGCGTGGGCCTGCCGATCGTCGGTGTTCCCTCGGCCTACGAGCAGATCCTCTACGGCACGATCATCGTCGTCGCCGTGGCGCTCACCCTCGACCGCTCGAAGGTGCTGATCATCAAGTAG
- a CDS encoding ABC transporter permease — MSFRDAGPPIALVVIFVVFAAISPDFRTFGNVQNIMDTAAVLAVVTCGITFVLMMGSIDLSAPGVMGAAAIAVSLLVLNNRNDNDLGLLGVLLAVLLAAGLGCVSGLALVILKVPSFMTTLGVSAIGLGVATLLFNGVQPNISDETLASWAVDRFLGFSYLTWIAAGCVLLGWLVQRYSRLGRYAFAIGGAEEVLALSGVKVAPYKVAVFTLAGAFYGLAGVMVTSQLSAGLVQAGKGYDFAAITAAVVGGTLLTGGRGGVLHSAVGVLLVTVLTNGLVQVGVSPYWQGGVQGLIVVAAVAAAVFPQRRRNQVTK; from the coding sequence GTGTCGTTCCGGGACGCCGGTCCTCCGATCGCCCTGGTCGTCATCTTCGTGGTCTTCGCGGCCATCAGCCCTGACTTCCGGACGTTCGGCAACGTGCAGAACATCATGGACACCGCCGCGGTCCTCGCGGTCGTCACCTGCGGCATCACCTTCGTGCTGATGATGGGGTCGATCGACCTCTCGGCACCGGGGGTGATGGGCGCGGCCGCGATCGCGGTCTCGCTGCTCGTCCTCAACAACCGCAACGACAACGACCTCGGCCTGCTCGGCGTCCTGCTCGCGGTGCTCCTGGCCGCCGGGCTCGGCTGCGTGAGCGGGCTGGCCCTGGTGATCCTCAAGGTGCCGTCGTTCATGACGACGCTCGGGGTCTCCGCCATCGGGCTCGGCGTCGCGACGCTCCTCTTCAACGGGGTGCAGCCCAACATCTCCGACGAGACCCTGGCCAGCTGGGCGGTGGACCGGTTCCTCGGCTTCTCCTACCTGACCTGGATCGCCGCCGGCTGCGTGCTCCTCGGCTGGCTGGTCCAGCGCTACTCGCGGCTGGGACGCTACGCGTTCGCGATCGGCGGGGCCGAGGAGGTCCTGGCCCTGTCGGGGGTGAAGGTCGCCCCCTACAAGGTCGCCGTCTTCACCCTGGCCGGCGCGTTCTACGGGCTGGCCGGCGTCATGGTCACCAGCCAGCTCAGCGCCGGGCTCGTCCAGGCCGGCAAGGGCTACGACTTCGCCGCCATCACCGCCGCCGTCGTCGGGGGCACGCTCCTGACCGGTGGCCGGGGCGGCGTGCTCCACTCCGCCGTCGGCGTCCTGCTCGTCACCGTCCTGACCAACGGTCTGGTCCAGGTCGGGGTCAGCCCGTACTGGCAGGGCGGGGTGCAGGGCCTGATCGTCGTCGCCGCGGTGGCCGCCGCGGTGTTCCCCCAGCGTCGAAGGAACCAGGTGACCAAGTGA
- the kduI gene encoding 5-dehydro-4-deoxy-D-glucuronate isomerase: protein METARTADLKDNFLIEDLFSKGEVHGVYTHDDRLVVGGAVPGDAELELPAWTEVLGVESHLERRELGIINVAEAGHVLVDGEKFELGHLDGLYVARGSEVVFAGAEAAFYFVSAPAHATYTTTVLERSKVEPVELGSPEGANERSLYRYVWGQDVQSAALQFGMTVIAGGSVWNTFPPHLHDRRTEVYLYVDLAETDRVFHFMGQPGATRHLVVADKQAVISPPWSIHSGSGTGSYAFIWAMTGENNAYTDLSPVALEDL from the coding sequence GTGGAGACAGCACGCACCGCGGACCTGAAGGACAACTTCCTCATCGAGGACCTGTTCAGCAAGGGCGAGGTGCACGGCGTCTACACGCACGACGACCGACTGGTCGTGGGCGGCGCCGTCCCCGGCGACGCCGAGCTGGAGCTGCCGGCGTGGACCGAGGTCCTCGGCGTCGAGTCGCACCTCGAGCGCCGCGAGCTGGGCATCATCAACGTCGCCGAGGCCGGGCACGTCCTGGTCGACGGCGAGAAGTTCGAGCTCGGCCACCTCGACGGCCTCTACGTCGCCCGCGGCAGCGAGGTCGTCTTCGCCGGTGCCGAGGCCGCGTTCTACTTCGTCTCCGCCCCGGCCCACGCGACCTACACCACCACGGTGCTCGAGCGCAGCAAGGTCGAGCCGGTCGAGCTCGGCTCGCCGGAGGGCGCCAACGAGCGCAGCCTCTACCGCTACGTGTGGGGCCAGGACGTCCAGTCCGCCGCCCTCCAGTTCGGCATGACGGTCATCGCCGGCGGCTCGGTGTGGAACACCTTCCCGCCGCACCTGCACGACCGCCGCACCGAGGTCTACCTCTACGTCGACCTCGCCGAGACCGACCGGGTCTTCCACTTCATGGGCCAGCCCGGCGCCACCCGCCACCTCGTCGTCGCCGACAAGCAGGCCGTCATCTCCCCGCCCTGGTCGATCCACAGCGGCTCCGGCACCGGCTCCTACGCCTTCATCTGGGCGATGACCGGCGAGAACAACGCCTACACCGACCTCAGCCCGGTCGCCCTGGAGGACCTGTGA
- the eda gene encoding bifunctional 4-hydroxy-2-oxoglutarate aldolase/2-dehydro-3-deoxy-phosphogluconate aldolase has translation MTATDVLGPHRIVPVVVLDDLARADDLGAALVAGGLPVAEVTFRTPAAGAVMGALAARGDLVVGAGTVITTEQVDLAHRAGATFVVSPGLSAAVVRRCQELDLAVLPGVCTASEIIAALDLGLDTVKFFPAEAYGGLATIKALAAAFPQVRFVPTGGITADSAPSYLAHRAIAAVGGSWMVAPDLLAAGRWDEVAARCAGAVGLYAPSASAELQGASS, from the coding sequence ATGACCGCGACCGACGTCCTGGGTCCGCACCGCATCGTCCCCGTCGTCGTCCTCGACGACCTCGCACGGGCCGACGACCTCGGTGCGGCCCTGGTCGCCGGCGGACTGCCGGTGGCCGAGGTCACCTTCCGGACGCCGGCGGCCGGCGCCGTCATGGGCGCGCTGGCCGCGCGCGGCGACCTCGTCGTCGGCGCGGGCACCGTGATCACCACCGAGCAGGTCGACCTCGCCCACCGGGCCGGGGCCACCTTCGTGGTCTCGCCCGGCCTGAGCGCCGCGGTCGTGCGCCGCTGCCAGGAGCTGGACCTCGCGGTGCTGCCCGGCGTCTGCACGGCCTCCGAGATCATCGCCGCGCTCGACCTCGGCCTCGACACCGTCAAGTTCTTCCCGGCCGAGGCCTACGGCGGGCTGGCGACGATCAAGGCCCTCGCGGCGGCCTTCCCCCAGGTGCGCTTCGTCCCCACCGGGGGCATCACCGCCGACAGCGCGCCGTCCTACCTCGCCCACCGCGCGATCGCGGCGGTCGGCGGAAGCTGGATGGTCGCGCCCGACCTGCTCGCCGCCGGCCGGTGGGACGAGGTCGCCGCGCGCTGCGCGGGCGCCGTCGGTCTCTACGCGCCGTCCGCGAGCGCCGAGCTGCAAGGAGCCTCCTCATGA
- the kduD gene encoding 2-dehydro-3-deoxy-D-gluconate 5-dehydrogenase KduD — translation MSTPFDLTGRTAVVTGAGRGLGQGVALGLAEAGADLVLVGLAGSQDESAKMIADLGRGVEIVDLDMSDHDAVQRVGAELASSRQVDILVNNAGIIEREDTVDLTPESWSRVVDINLSGLFFLSQAIGRPMVERGHGKIVSIASLLAFQGGIRVISYAASKHGVAGITKALANEWGEHGVQVNAIAPGYMATDNTTALRADENRAKAILDRIPAGRWGTPADIAGAAVFLSSSAADYVNGHVLVVDGGWMAR, via the coding sequence GTGAGCACCCCCTTCGACCTGACCGGCAGGACGGCCGTCGTCACCGGTGCCGGCCGCGGGCTGGGCCAGGGCGTCGCGCTCGGCCTGGCCGAGGCCGGGGCCGACCTGGTCCTGGTCGGCCTGGCCGGCAGCCAGGACGAGTCGGCGAAGATGATCGCCGACCTCGGCCGCGGGGTCGAGATCGTCGACCTCGACATGAGCGACCACGACGCCGTCCAGCGCGTCGGCGCCGAGCTGGCCTCGAGCCGGCAGGTCGACATCCTGGTCAACAACGCCGGGATCATCGAGCGCGAGGACACCGTCGACCTGACCCCCGAGTCGTGGAGCCGGGTCGTGGACATCAATCTGTCCGGTCTGTTCTTCCTCAGCCAGGCGATCGGCCGGCCGATGGTCGAGCGCGGGCACGGCAAGATCGTCAGCATCGCCAGCCTGCTCGCCTTCCAGGGCGGCATCCGCGTGATCTCCTACGCTGCCAGCAAGCACGGCGTCGCCGGCATCACCAAGGCCCTGGCCAACGAGTGGGGCGAGCACGGCGTGCAGGTCAACGCGATCGCCCCCGGCTACATGGCCACCGACAACACCACGGCGCTGCGCGCGGACGAGAACCGCGCCAAGGCGATCCTCGACCGCATCCCGGCCGGGCGGTGGGGGACCCCCGCCGACATCGCCGGTGCCGCCGTGTTCCTCAGCTCCTCCGCCGCCGACTACGTGAACGGTCACGTCCTCGTCGTCGACGGCGGTTGGATGGCCCGCTAG
- a CDS encoding aldehyde dehydrogenase family protein codes for MTVTSDRTELLPAVREFLSAPKQLLIGGEWVDAADGKTFATVNPATEEVLVEVAQASAADADRAVQAARAAFESPSPWSRFTPRERSHLLWRIGDLIDEHLEEFAQLESLDNGKSLDSARGDAGVAAELFRYFAGWATKMEGTTIPMSVPGREFHAYTRREAIGVVAGIVPWNFPLTMAAFKIVPAITAGNTVILKPAEQTPLTALRLGQLLLDAGLPAGVVNVLPGFGDAGAALVDHAGVDKVAFTGSTEVGKKIAAGASKNLKKVSLELGGKAPNIIFADADLDAAIAGAALAGFFNEGQCCVNGSRLYVQREVFDQVVEGVAKAARAITVGDGFDASTTMGPLVSQEQHEKVIGYVRGAVADGATLAAGSADPAADKGFFFAPTLITGVTEDMAIQTDEIFGPVVTAIPFDTEDEVVAAANNTVYGLAAGVWSRDLGTAHRVGSKLRAGTVWLNTWHADDVTLPRGGFKQSGWGRELGSFGLDDYTELKTVIAELR; via the coding sequence ATGACCGTCACCTCTGACCGCACCGAACTCCTGCCCGCCGTCCGCGAGTTCCTCTCCGCCCCGAAGCAGCTGCTCATCGGCGGTGAGTGGGTCGACGCCGCCGACGGCAAGACCTTCGCCACCGTCAACCCCGCCACCGAGGAGGTGCTGGTCGAGGTCGCCCAGGCCTCCGCGGCCGACGCCGACCGCGCCGTCCAGGCGGCCCGGGCAGCGTTCGAGTCGCCCTCGCCGTGGTCGCGGTTCACCCCGCGCGAGCGCTCGCACCTGCTGTGGCGCATCGGCGACCTGATCGACGAGCACCTCGAGGAGTTCGCCCAGCTCGAGTCGCTCGACAACGGCAAGAGCCTCGACTCCGCCCGCGGTGACGCCGGCGTCGCCGCCGAGCTGTTCCGCTACTTCGCCGGCTGGGCCACCAAGATGGAGGGCACCACCATCCCGATGTCGGTGCCCGGGCGCGAGTTCCACGCCTACACCCGTCGCGAGGCCATCGGCGTCGTCGCCGGCATCGTGCCGTGGAACTTCCCGCTCACGATGGCGGCGTTCAAGATCGTCCCGGCCATCACCGCCGGCAACACCGTCATCCTGAAGCCGGCCGAGCAGACCCCGCTCACCGCGCTGCGCCTGGGCCAGCTGCTGCTCGACGCCGGCCTGCCCGCCGGCGTCGTCAACGTGCTGCCCGGCTTCGGCGACGCGGGTGCCGCGCTCGTCGACCACGCGGGCGTCGACAAGGTCGCCTTCACCGGCAGCACCGAGGTCGGCAAGAAGATCGCGGCCGGCGCGTCGAAGAACCTCAAGAAGGTCTCCCTCGAGCTCGGCGGCAAGGCCCCCAACATCATCTTCGCCGACGCCGACCTCGACGCCGCGATCGCCGGCGCCGCCCTGGCCGGCTTCTTCAACGAGGGCCAGTGCTGCGTCAACGGCTCGCGCCTGTACGTGCAGCGCGAGGTGTTCGACCAGGTCGTCGAGGGCGTCGCCAAGGCCGCCCGCGCGATCACCGTCGGCGACGGCTTCGACGCCAGCACGACGATGGGCCCGCTCGTCTCGCAGGAGCAGCACGAGAAGGTCATCGGCTACGTCCGCGGCGCGGTCGCCGACGGCGCGACCCTGGCCGCGGGCAGCGCCGATCCCGCTGCCGACAAGGGCTTCTTCTTCGCCCCGACCCTGATCACCGGCGTCACCGAGGACATGGCGATCCAGACCGACGAGATCTTCGGCCCGGTCGTCACCGCGATCCCGTTCGACACCGAGGACGAGGTCGTCGCCGCCGCCAACAACACCGTCTACGGCCTCGCCGCCGGCGTCTGGTCGCGCGACCTGGGCACCGCCCACCGCGTGGGCTCCAAGCTGCGCGCCGGCACGGTGTGGCTCAACACCTGGCACGCCGACGACGTGACGCTGCCGCGCGGCGGCTTCAAGCAGTCCGGCTGGGGCCGCGAGCTCGGCTCGTTCGGTCTGGACGACTACACCGAGCTCAAGACCGTCATCGCCGAGCTCCGATGA
- a CDS encoding sugar ABC transporter ATP-binding protein: MSTDLQKGPDTTGAAPVHALEVRGLVKHYPGVKALDGVDFHVKQHEVLGLAGENGAGKSTLLKALVGLVKPDGGDIYVRGEKVRLRSVVEAAGHGIGMVFQEQSLVPNLTAAENIVLGSEAAGVRGGLYRWKTMRALAQEQLDKIGSDINPLARTDTLTFAERQMVEIAKVLRIEQRSQHAPVIILDEPTSVLESKEIETLFAQVRRLKEFASVVFVSHRLDEVLDVCDRVTVLRGGQSVGDVATAGAVPGDLHRMMIGSTGSDDHYHDGASERGGKPLEPMLSIRGLSGATFNGVDLDVHAGEIVGIVGVHGSGREDVCRALFGAEPVSGGEVTLDGVKLALTSTRTAVAAGIGYVPAERKIEGMVGPMSVADNMTLTKQKSRCSGPLVVPRKQATLVDGWIERLSIRTPNRGTAIQRLSGGNQQKVVLARWLVAGDIKLLLLDHPTRGLDIGARSEVYRLMRELANSGVATVLLADSLEEAIGMSDRIVVMSDGRATKEVHCPSGGKPTPLDLVKEMV; this comes from the coding sequence GTGAGCACCGATCTCCAGAAGGGCCCCGACACCACCGGTGCCGCCCCGGTCCACGCGCTCGAGGTGCGTGGCCTCGTCAAGCACTACCCGGGCGTCAAGGCCCTCGACGGCGTCGACTTCCACGTCAAGCAGCACGAGGTGCTCGGCCTGGCCGGCGAGAACGGCGCCGGCAAGTCGACCCTGCTCAAGGCGCTGGTCGGCCTGGTCAAGCCCGACGGCGGCGACATCTACGTGCGCGGCGAGAAGGTCCGGCTGCGCAGCGTCGTCGAGGCCGCCGGTCACGGGATCGGGATGGTGTTCCAGGAGCAGTCGCTGGTCCCCAACCTCACCGCGGCCGAGAACATCGTCCTCGGCTCCGAGGCGGCCGGGGTCCGCGGCGGCCTCTACCGCTGGAAGACGATGCGCGCGCTGGCCCAGGAGCAGCTCGACAAGATCGGCTCCGACATCAACCCGCTCGCGCGCACCGACACGCTCACCTTCGCCGAGCGGCAGATGGTCGAGATCGCGAAGGTGCTGCGGATCGAGCAGCGCAGCCAGCACGCCCCGGTCATCATCCTCGACGAGCCGACCTCGGTGCTGGAGTCGAAGGAGATCGAGACCCTCTTCGCCCAGGTCCGCCGGCTCAAGGAGTTCGCCTCGGTCGTGTTCGTCTCGCACCGGCTCGACGAGGTGCTCGACGTCTGCGACCGCGTCACCGTGCTGCGCGGCGGCCAGTCGGTCGGCGACGTGGCCACCGCCGGCGCCGTCCCCGGCGACCTGCACCGGATGATGATCGGCTCCACCGGCTCCGACGACCACTACCACGACGGTGCGTCCGAGCGCGGCGGCAAGCCGCTCGAGCCGATGCTGAGCATCCGCGGTCTGTCGGGCGCCACGTTCAACGGCGTCGACCTCGACGTCCACGCCGGCGAGATCGTCGGGATCGTCGGCGTCCACGGCTCCGGCCGCGAGGACGTGTGCCGGGCGCTGTTCGGTGCCGAGCCGGTCTCCGGCGGCGAGGTCACCCTCGACGGCGTCAAGCTCGCCCTGACGAGCACCCGCACCGCCGTCGCGGCCGGCATCGGCTACGTGCCGGCCGAGCGCAAGATCGAGGGCATGGTCGGTCCGATGTCGGTGGCCGACAACATGACGCTCACCAAGCAGAAGTCGCGCTGCTCGGGCCCCCTGGTGGTGCCCCGGAAGCAGGCGACGCTGGTCGACGGCTGGATCGAGCGGCTCTCGATCCGCACGCCGAACCGGGGGACCGCGATCCAGCGGCTCTCCGGCGGCAACCAGCAGAAGGTCGTCCTGGCGCGCTGGCTCGTGGCCGGCGACATCAAGCTGCTGCTGCTCGACCACCCGACCCGCGGCCTCGACATCGGGGCCCGCTCGGAGGTCTACCGGCTGATGCGCGAGCTCGCCAACAGCGGCGTCGCCACCGTCCTGCTCGCCGACAGCCTCGAGGAGGCGATCGGCATGTCCGACCGGATCGTCGTGATGAGCGACGGCAGGGCGACCAAGGAAGTCCACTGCCCCTCCGGTGGCAAGCCGACCCCGCTCGACCTCGTGAAGGAGATGGTCTAG
- a CDS encoding sugar ABC transporter substrate-binding protein, which yields MKLKSRPAVALLSLSLAAIALAGCSEEAAGGDDNGSGGGDSAACAPEDVQLVGQVRNESNPYEASWLDGGDAFAESVDLEQQRLTYDADSTKQQEQISQLLAGDTNCLVMNILPNGDSDTLPIVEGAQDAGAYLVTQWNKPVDLNVTDYDTWLSHITYNGVDSGKQIGDALAEAIGGSGGIIALQGILDTGAAKDRYAGLEESLAENPDVELLDQQTANFSRAEALEVTKTLLAKHGDDIKGIWTANDDMALGALEALKAAGKEGEVAVVGIDAVPDALTAIESGAMTATVSSDGPWQGGIGLAIGYCVATGELDAADITDDERAWFAEQFLITDENVGDFTSPSVDDSEFACDNLFNRSQGAIS from the coding sequence ATGAAGTTGAAGTCACGACCCGCTGTTGCCCTTCTCAGCCTGTCCCTGGCTGCGATCGCGCTCGCGGGCTGCAGCGAGGAGGCCGCCGGCGGCGACGACAACGGCAGCGGGGGTGGCGACTCCGCCGCCTGCGCCCCCGAGGACGTCCAGCTGGTCGGCCAGGTCCGCAACGAGTCCAACCCGTACGAGGCCTCGTGGCTCGACGGTGGCGACGCGTTCGCCGAGTCGGTCGACCTCGAGCAGCAGCGCCTCACCTACGACGCGGACTCGACCAAGCAGCAGGAGCAGATCAGCCAGCTCCTCGCCGGCGACACCAACTGCCTGGTCATGAACATCCTGCCGAACGGCGACTCCGACACCCTCCCGATCGTCGAGGGCGCCCAGGACGCCGGTGCCTACCTGGTCACGCAGTGGAACAAGCCGGTCGACCTGAACGTCACCGACTACGACACGTGGCTCAGCCACATCACCTACAACGGCGTCGACTCCGGCAAGCAGATCGGCGACGCGCTCGCCGAGGCCATCGGCGGCTCGGGCGGCATCATCGCCCTGCAGGGCATCCTCGACACCGGTGCGGCCAAGGACCGCTACGCCGGCCTCGAGGAGTCGCTCGCCGAGAACCCCGACGTCGAGCTGCTCGACCAGCAGACGGCCAACTTCTCGCGCGCCGAGGCGCTCGAGGTCACCAAGACGCTGCTCGCCAAGCACGGCGACGACATCAAGGGCATCTGGACCGCCAACGACGACATGGCGCTCGGCGCGCTCGAGGCCCTCAAGGCCGCGGGCAAGGAGGGCGAGGTCGCCGTCGTCGGCATCGACGCCGTCCCCGACGCGCTGACCGCCATCGAGTCCGGCGCGATGACCGCCACCGTCTCCAGCGACGGCCCGTGGCAGGGCGGCATCGGCCTGGCCATCGGCTACTGCGTCGCCACCGGTGAGCTCGACGCCGCCGACATCACCGACGACGAGCGCGCCTGGTTCGCCGAGCAGTTCCTGATCACCGACGAGAACGTCGGCGACTTCACCTCGCCGAGCGTCGACGACTCCGAGTTCGCCTGCGACAACCTCTTCAACCGGTCGCAGGGCGCGATCTCGTGA